Proteins co-encoded in one Strix uralensis isolate ZFMK-TIS-50842 chromosome 2, bStrUra1, whole genome shotgun sequence genomic window:
- the RNF6 gene encoding E3 ubiquitin-protein ligase RNF6 isoform X1, with protein sequence MGWKMRRPRMHQTGSHKERKKGQPGIIVMDRSRHRAGNGNEQASSREHSHGEDERQRQLERLSREEAYYQFINELNEEDYRLMRDHNLLGTPGEITAEELQQRLEGAKERLASQTDLDNREGEGRTVGDSDVLGENSNGDSLLEWLNTFRRTGNATRSGQSGNQTWRAVSRTNPNSGEFRFSLEININHDHNSFETAGEEYVGIDSSRMYLERRHQRTVSPVTPRTRSRTAREANSEASSTARTRSVRSSVARNSEATSHPVSGRLRSRTRELTGLSQTNTTRNNSAAAGEQRELPGRGTSTGVTRGRARTNVRMSTNQRLEILRLRSTLSSRSRSPLRRQSDIGHSEEHGQRQDRNAQQVNRSRRQTAQPSPQPAEEQARGNTQTPQLSSIAPSLGITLEEEESSRPVAAVRRHPTITLDLQVRRIRPGENRDRDSIASRTRSRVGMAENTVTFESDSGGFRRTISRSERAGIRTYVSTIRIPLRRISETGLGEPSSVALRSILRQIMTGFGELSSLMETESNSEVPRGGHHLPDVPSEQNNSSSANNSSDPSEVSSRNGHAVEGSRETNGQSDDTPRYGRNNDTQDNRQSQDANNLVENGTLPILRLAHFFLLNEDDDDDRLRGLTKEQIDNLSTRNYGDIHSENEISKTCSVCINEYVTGNKLRQLPCMHEFHIHCIDRWLSENSTCPICRQPVLGSNATDNG encoded by the exons ATGGGGTGGAAAATGAGGAGACCAAGGATGCATCAAACTGGATCCCACAAAGAACGTAAGAAAG gaCAGCCTGGCATTATTGTTATGGATCGCTCTCGGCACCGTGCAGGAAACGGCAACGAGCAGGCATCTTCACGAGAGCATAGTCATGGTGAAGATGAGAGACAACGGCAGCTGGAGCGCCTCAGCAGGGAGGAGGCCTATTACCAGTTCATTAATGAACTCAACGAAGAAGACTACAGGTTAATGAGAGATCACAACCTGCTTGGCACTCCTG GGGAAATAACAGCAGAAGAGTTGCAGCAGCGCTTGGAGGGGGCCAAGGAGCGTCTGGCATCACAGACTGATCTGGATAACAGAGAAGGTGAAGGTAGAACTGTTGGAG ATTCTGATGTTCTTGGAGAAAACTCAAATGGTGACTCTTTGCTTGAATGGCTGAACACATTTCGTCGTACAGGAAATGCCACTCGCAGTGGACAGAGTGGGAACCAAACCTGGAGAGCTGTGAGTCGAACAAATCCAAACAGTGGGGAGTTTCGATTTAGTCTTGAAATCAACATAAATCATGATCATAACAGTTTTGAAACTGCTGGTGAAGAGTATGTGGGTATAGATAGTAGCAGAATGTATTTAGAAAGAAGACATCAAAGAACTGTCAGTCCAGTAACCCCACGAACGAGAAGCAGGACTGCAAGAGAGGCAAACAGTGAGGCTTCGAGCACTGCAAGGACCAGGTCTGTAAGAAGCTCCGTGGCACGAAATTCTGAAGCAACCTCTCATCCAGTCTCAGGGCGGCTCAGGAGCAGAACGAGGGAGTTGACAGGCCTTTCCCAAACAAATACTACACGTAATaattctgcagctgctggtgaACAAAGAGAATTGCCAGGAAGAGGCACTTCTACAGGAGTCACAAGAGGTAGAGCTAGAACTAATGTTCGGATGAGTACAAACCAAAGACTAGAAATTCTGCGGCTGAGGTCTACTTTAAGTAGTCGAAGCCGCTCTCCGCTGCGAAGGCAAAGTGATATTGGTCATTCTGAGGAACATGGGCAGAGGCAGGATAGAAATGCACAGCAAGTCAACAGAAGTAGAAGACAAACAGCTCAGCCTTCTCCACAGCCTGCCGAAGAACAAGCAAGAGGTAACACTCAGACTCCTCAACTTTCCAGTATAGCCCCATCCTTGGGAATAACTTTGGAAGAAGAGGAGTCTAGTAGGCCAGTAGCTGCTGTTAGAAGGCATCCAACAATTACATTAGATCTTCAGGTGAGAAGAATTCGTCCTGGAGAAAACAGAGATCGGGACAGTATTGCCAGTAGAACTCGTTCTAGAGTAGGAATGGCAGAAAACACGGTTACCTTTGAAAGTGACAGTGGGGGATTTCGGCGTACCATATCACGATCAGAACGTGCGGGTATTCGAACCTATGTTAGCACTATACGGATACCTCTTCGTCGGATTTCAGAAACTGGGCTTGGTGAACCTTCATCAGTGGCTCTTCGATCAATCCTTAGACAAATTATGACAGGTTTTGGAGAACTGAGTTCTTTAATGGAAACTGAATCTAACTCGGAAGTGCCAAGAGGTGGTCATCACTTACCGGATGTACCGTCAGAGCAGAATAACTCCAGTTCGGCAAACAATAGCAGTGATCCAAGTGAGGTTTCGTCTAGGAATGGGCATGCAGTGGAAGGCAGCAGGGAAACAAATGGACAGAGTGATGATACTCCACGCTATGGTCGCAACAATGACACCCAAGATAACAGGCAGTCTCAAGATGCGAACAACCTAGTGGAAAATGGAACGCTGCCCATACTGCGACTTGCCCACTTCTTCTTGCTGAATGAAGACGATGACGACGATCGTTTAAGAGGTTTAACCAAAGAGCAAATTGACAATCTTTCTACTCGAAACTATGGGGATATtcactctgaaaatgaaataagtaAAACATGTAGTGTTTGCATTAATGAATATGTAACAGGGAATAAGCTAAGGCAGTTACCTTGTATGCATGAGTTTCATATTCATTGTATTGATCGCTGGCTTTCTGAAAACTCCACTTGCCCAATTTGTCGGCAGCCTGTATTGGGGTCTAATGCCACAGACAATGGCTAG
- the RNF6 gene encoding E3 ubiquitin-protein ligase RNF6 isoform X2 produces the protein MDRSRHRAGNGNEQASSREHSHGEDERQRQLERLSREEAYYQFINELNEEDYRLMRDHNLLGTPGEITAEELQQRLEGAKERLASQTDLDNREGEGRTVGDSDVLGENSNGDSLLEWLNTFRRTGNATRSGQSGNQTWRAVSRTNPNSGEFRFSLEININHDHNSFETAGEEYVGIDSSRMYLERRHQRTVSPVTPRTRSRTAREANSEASSTARTRSVRSSVARNSEATSHPVSGRLRSRTRELTGLSQTNTTRNNSAAAGEQRELPGRGTSTGVTRGRARTNVRMSTNQRLEILRLRSTLSSRSRSPLRRQSDIGHSEEHGQRQDRNAQQVNRSRRQTAQPSPQPAEEQARGNTQTPQLSSIAPSLGITLEEEESSRPVAAVRRHPTITLDLQVRRIRPGENRDRDSIASRTRSRVGMAENTVTFESDSGGFRRTISRSERAGIRTYVSTIRIPLRRISETGLGEPSSVALRSILRQIMTGFGELSSLMETESNSEVPRGGHHLPDVPSEQNNSSSANNSSDPSEVSSRNGHAVEGSRETNGQSDDTPRYGRNNDTQDNRQSQDANNLVENGTLPILRLAHFFLLNEDDDDDRLRGLTKEQIDNLSTRNYGDIHSENEISKTCSVCINEYVTGNKLRQLPCMHEFHIHCIDRWLSENSTCPICRQPVLGSNATDNG, from the exons ATGGATCGCTCTCGGCACCGTGCAGGAAACGGCAACGAGCAGGCATCTTCACGAGAGCATAGTCATGGTGAAGATGAGAGACAACGGCAGCTGGAGCGCCTCAGCAGGGAGGAGGCCTATTACCAGTTCATTAATGAACTCAACGAAGAAGACTACAGGTTAATGAGAGATCACAACCTGCTTGGCACTCCTG GGGAAATAACAGCAGAAGAGTTGCAGCAGCGCTTGGAGGGGGCCAAGGAGCGTCTGGCATCACAGACTGATCTGGATAACAGAGAAGGTGAAGGTAGAACTGTTGGAG ATTCTGATGTTCTTGGAGAAAACTCAAATGGTGACTCTTTGCTTGAATGGCTGAACACATTTCGTCGTACAGGAAATGCCACTCGCAGTGGACAGAGTGGGAACCAAACCTGGAGAGCTGTGAGTCGAACAAATCCAAACAGTGGGGAGTTTCGATTTAGTCTTGAAATCAACATAAATCATGATCATAACAGTTTTGAAACTGCTGGTGAAGAGTATGTGGGTATAGATAGTAGCAGAATGTATTTAGAAAGAAGACATCAAAGAACTGTCAGTCCAGTAACCCCACGAACGAGAAGCAGGACTGCAAGAGAGGCAAACAGTGAGGCTTCGAGCACTGCAAGGACCAGGTCTGTAAGAAGCTCCGTGGCACGAAATTCTGAAGCAACCTCTCATCCAGTCTCAGGGCGGCTCAGGAGCAGAACGAGGGAGTTGACAGGCCTTTCCCAAACAAATACTACACGTAATaattctgcagctgctggtgaACAAAGAGAATTGCCAGGAAGAGGCACTTCTACAGGAGTCACAAGAGGTAGAGCTAGAACTAATGTTCGGATGAGTACAAACCAAAGACTAGAAATTCTGCGGCTGAGGTCTACTTTAAGTAGTCGAAGCCGCTCTCCGCTGCGAAGGCAAAGTGATATTGGTCATTCTGAGGAACATGGGCAGAGGCAGGATAGAAATGCACAGCAAGTCAACAGAAGTAGAAGACAAACAGCTCAGCCTTCTCCACAGCCTGCCGAAGAACAAGCAAGAGGTAACACTCAGACTCCTCAACTTTCCAGTATAGCCCCATCCTTGGGAATAACTTTGGAAGAAGAGGAGTCTAGTAGGCCAGTAGCTGCTGTTAGAAGGCATCCAACAATTACATTAGATCTTCAGGTGAGAAGAATTCGTCCTGGAGAAAACAGAGATCGGGACAGTATTGCCAGTAGAACTCGTTCTAGAGTAGGAATGGCAGAAAACACGGTTACCTTTGAAAGTGACAGTGGGGGATTTCGGCGTACCATATCACGATCAGAACGTGCGGGTATTCGAACCTATGTTAGCACTATACGGATACCTCTTCGTCGGATTTCAGAAACTGGGCTTGGTGAACCTTCATCAGTGGCTCTTCGATCAATCCTTAGACAAATTATGACAGGTTTTGGAGAACTGAGTTCTTTAATGGAAACTGAATCTAACTCGGAAGTGCCAAGAGGTGGTCATCACTTACCGGATGTACCGTCAGAGCAGAATAACTCCAGTTCGGCAAACAATAGCAGTGATCCAAGTGAGGTTTCGTCTAGGAATGGGCATGCAGTGGAAGGCAGCAGGGAAACAAATGGACAGAGTGATGATACTCCACGCTATGGTCGCAACAATGACACCCAAGATAACAGGCAGTCTCAAGATGCGAACAACCTAGTGGAAAATGGAACGCTGCCCATACTGCGACTTGCCCACTTCTTCTTGCTGAATGAAGACGATGACGACGATCGTTTAAGAGGTTTAACCAAAGAGCAAATTGACAATCTTTCTACTCGAAACTATGGGGATATtcactctgaaaatgaaataagtaAAACATGTAGTGTTTGCATTAATGAATATGTAACAGGGAATAAGCTAAGGCAGTTACCTTGTATGCATGAGTTTCATATTCATTGTATTGATCGCTGGCTTTCTGAAAACTCCACTTGCCCAATTTGTCGGCAGCCTGTATTGGGGTCTAATGCCACAGACAATGGCTAG